In Harpia harpyja isolate bHarHar1 chromosome 12, bHarHar1 primary haplotype, whole genome shotgun sequence, a single window of DNA contains:
- the LOC128149610 gene encoding translation initiation factor IF-2-like, producing the protein MLPAAAPPGRAERSGAGSRAAPAAWLGWGWVGLGWAGRLGPGVRRHRSTCAPSRAAGEAPERGRASPAGRGITPPGANPAQGAAPRPGPRLRPRRRRCAAPSVAAARRPGPAPSRAEGGTGAGAAGQSRSPCGVSLRPGPRSSPRARSIAAPPLRREVPVAAARTAPARAGFKPALEHGRLGRSGRRTLSFGKDAVKTGVKPVCVCVVVQVLNLKTPSFPKFGGKTTTQKT; encoded by the coding sequence ATGCTGCCGGCTGcagcgccgccgggccgggcggagcggagcggggccggcagcagggctgctcccgcggcgtggctgggctggggttgggttgggttgggctgggctgggcggcTCGGTCCGGGCGTGCGCCGGCACCGCTCCACCTGCGCGccgagccgggcggcgggggaggctCCCGAGCGAGGCAGGGCTTCCCCCGCCGGACGTGGCATCACGCCGCCCGGCGCCAATCCCGcgcagggcgcagccccccgccccgggccccggctccgcccccgccgccggcgctgcGCAGCGCCGAGCgtcgccgccgcccgccggcccgggccggccccgAGCCGAGCGGAGGGCGGCACGGGTGCGGGCGCTGCGGGGCAGAGCCGGTCTCCCTGCGGGGTCTCCCTCCGTCCCGGCCCCCGGAGCAGCCCGAGGGCGAGGAGCATCGCCGCCCCGCCTCTGCGACGGGAGGTCCCGGTGGCGGCGGCACGGACAGCCCCTGCCCGGGCAGGTTTCAAACCGGCCTTGGAGCACGGACGGCTGGGGCGCTCGGGGCGTCGAACGCTGTCCTTCGGGAAGGACGCAGTGAAAACGGGCGTTAAACCCGTCTGTGTCTGTGTCGTGGTCCAGGTGCTGAACCTGAAGACCCCGAGTTTCCCCAAATTTGGTGGGAAAACGACCACACAGAAGACTTGA